A window of Microcystis aeruginosa FD4 contains these coding sequences:
- a CDS encoding ABC transporter permease yields MINNIWAIFRKEFQSYFTAANAYIIMGIFWLVAGFFFNSLLYGIILDIGIQEQSGFLVARDTVSEFMTTFIGMILSSLLLVILPALSMGLYAEEKKQGTLELLATSPLTNWSIAIGKLLGVLAFFTVMITPFWIYEIVVFSAAVPPVNIASILLAHLGLILLAAAILAIGMFISSLTNSSILAYIITFITILFIWILDVIANNAETFFRDRIGGEVGEQIGFFLKELLSHLSWYQPFNNFVRGIFDSSSLVILLSYILLGIFLTTQAIEADRYQRN; encoded by the coding sequence ATGATCAATAATATCTGGGCGATTTTTCGCAAGGAATTTCAAAGCTATTTTACCGCCGCCAATGCCTATATAATTATGGGGATATTTTGGTTAGTAGCAGGATTTTTCTTTAACTCCCTTCTCTACGGCATTATTCTCGATATTGGTATTCAGGAACAATCGGGATTTCTGGTAGCCAGAGATACGGTGTCTGAATTTATGACCACTTTCATAGGCATGATTTTATCCTCTTTATTGTTGGTAATTTTGCCAGCCCTGTCTATGGGATTATACGCAGAGGAAAAAAAACAGGGAACCCTAGAACTTTTAGCCACTTCCCCCCTGACTAATTGGAGTATAGCCATCGGTAAATTATTGGGAGTGCTGGCCTTTTTTACCGTGATGATTACCCCCTTTTGGATTTATGAAATAGTAGTTTTTAGTGCCGCAGTTCCCCCGGTGAATATAGCCAGTATTTTACTAGCTCATCTAGGATTAATTTTACTGGCAGCGGCCATCCTAGCCATCGGGATGTTTATATCTTCCCTCACCAATAGTTCTATCCTTGCTTACATCATCACCTTTATCACCATCTTATTTATCTGGATACTGGATGTAATTGCTAACAATGCCGAAACCTTCTTTCGAGATCGTATCGGAGGAGAAGTGGGAGAACAGATCGGATTTTTCCTGAAAGAATTGCTCTCCCATCTATCTTGGTATCAACCCTTTAACAATTTCGTGCGGGGAATTTTTGACAGTAGTAGTTTAGTCATCCTGCTCAGTTATATTCTGCTGGGAATCTTCCTAACTACTCAAGCGATCGAAGCAGACCGTTATCAAAGAAACTAA
- a CDS encoding ABC transporter ATP-binding protein: MIEVEHLSKIYGSTTAISDVDFTVEKGEILGFLGPNGAGKTTTMRILSGYIPATTGTARIAGYDVHQQSLEVRRRIGYLPENPPLYPEMTVESFLDFVARIKGISSGDRKARVDLVLSKCQLLEKRKVIIRKLSKGYKQRVGIAQAIVHDPPVIILDEPTVGLDPKQIIEVRNLIKSLAGEHTIILSTHILPEVSITCDRATIINRGRIVANNITTATPAGSSYEIEIEGDRDSLLEILQQMPQVEQAAKVGDNLLKIVGQAGTNLGAELARIVVNNGYNLLEMRRTRKTLEDIFLEVIGSGESNQQEERHDQ, translated from the coding sequence ATGATTGAAGTGGAACATCTGAGTAAAATTTATGGTTCGACCACGGCAATTAGTGACGTGGATTTTACCGTAGAAAAAGGAGAAATACTCGGTTTCTTGGGACCCAATGGAGCCGGAAAAACCACCACTATGAGGATTTTATCCGGTTATATTCCTGCCACAACAGGAACAGCAAGGATAGCAGGATACGATGTACATCAACAATCCTTAGAAGTGCGTCGTCGCATTGGTTATCTTCCCGAAAATCCCCCCTTGTATCCAGAGATGACCGTAGAAAGTTTTCTGGATTTTGTCGCACGGATCAAAGGTATCTCATCGGGGGATAGAAAAGCGCGGGTAGATTTAGTTTTAAGCAAATGTCAGTTACTAGAAAAAAGAAAAGTTATTATCCGCAAGTTGTCCAAGGGTTATAAACAGCGTGTGGGAATTGCCCAAGCGATCGTACACGATCCACCGGTAATTATTTTAGATGAACCGACAGTAGGATTGGATCCGAAACAGATTATCGAGGTGAGAAATCTGATTAAAAGTTTAGCGGGAGAACATACAATTATTCTCTCCACTCATATTTTGCCAGAAGTGAGTATTACCTGCGATCGAGCGACAATTATTAATCGGGGTCGCATCGTAGCCAATAATATTACTACCGCTACCCCTGCTGGTTCCAGTTATGAAATTGAGATCGAAGGTGATAGGGATTCCCTGCTAGAAATCCTGCAACAAATGCCCCAAGTCGAACAAGCGGCAAAAGTCGGCGATAACCTGCTCAAAATTGTTGGTCAAGCGGGAACAAACCTGGGGGCAGAACTTGCTAGAATAGTTGTCAACAATGGTTATAACCTATTAGAAATGCGTCGCACCCGTAAAACCCTAGAAGATATCTTTCTGGAAGTAATCGGCAGCGGGGAAAGTAACCAGCAAGAGGAGAGACATGATCAATAA
- a CDS encoding ABC transporter ATP-binding protein has protein sequence MKILTILRGLIDENPLSQADLEDLLEIESLNFRETNPLILQERAELLTILWPRVWQKCQELGINQPNQILISCWRFWIPWALELRNHAKPLIQGILAPQGTGKTTITSIMSIILAYFDLKVNNLSLDDIYKTYNERIKLRQKDKRLRWRGPPGTHDIELGIKVLEQVCQQESPILIPRFDKSLHRGQGDRIAPEQVERVDILFFEGWFVGMNPIEETVFDHAPDPINSEEDRQFARDNNQRLREYLPLWSKIDRLLILYPLDYRYSLQWRQAAETKGGMNPSEIEEFVKYFWKSLHPQLFLPPLLKQAELVVEINQDHSLGKISYQ, from the coding sequence ATGAAGATTTTGACGATTTTACGGGGATTAATCGACGAAAATCCCTTAAGTCAGGCGGATCTAGAAGATTTACTAGAGATCGAATCCTTAAATTTTAGGGAGACTAACCCTCTCATCCTACAGGAAAGGGCGGAACTATTAACGATTCTCTGGCCGCGAGTCTGGCAAAAATGTCAGGAGTTAGGGATAAATCAGCCAAATCAGATTTTGATCAGCTGTTGGCGCTTCTGGATTCCCTGGGCGCTAGAGCTACGCAACCACGCAAAACCGTTGATTCAAGGCATTTTAGCTCCCCAAGGCACGGGAAAGACCACCATAACATCTATAATGTCGATTATTTTAGCCTATTTTGATTTAAAAGTAAATAATCTCTCTTTAGATGATATTTATAAGACCTATAATGAGCGAATAAAATTGCGTCAAAAGGATAAAAGATTGCGCTGGCGTGGTCCACCGGGTACTCATGATATAGAATTAGGAATTAAAGTTTTAGAACAGGTTTGTCAGCAGGAAAGTCCGATTTTAATCCCGCGTTTTGACAAGTCCCTGCATCGAGGACAAGGAGATAGAATTGCACCGGAACAAGTGGAACGAGTCGATATTCTTTTTTTCGAGGGTTGGTTTGTGGGCATGAATCCAATAGAGGAAACAGTCTTTGATCATGCCCCCGATCCGATTAATAGCGAAGAAGACCGACAATTCGCCAGGGATAATAATCAAAGATTGCGAGAATATCTACCCCTCTGGTCAAAAATCGATCGCTTACTGATTCTTTATCCCCTTGACTACCGTTACAGTTTACAATGGCGACAGGCGGCCGAAACAAAAGGAGGTATGAACCCATCAGAAATCGAGGAATTTGTCAAGTATTTTTGGAAAAGTTTACATCCGCAATTATTTCTCCCACCCCTGCTCAAACAAGCAGAGCTAGTGGTAGAAATTAATCAGGATCATAGTCTGGGAAAAATCAGTTATCAGTGA